CGACTTATGCGTACAAGGGTCGAGTAGACGAGCTTAGAATCTACAATATCGCTTTGACTCAAGGAATGATTCAAGACGATATGAAAAAGGGAATTCCTGATGAAGTTTTGCATTACAATTTCGATAATGGAACCGCGACGGACCCATCTCACTGTGAGAATAATGGGAAGACAAGTGGTGTGACATCGGTAGCGGGATACAGCGCAAATGGGCTTTCGTTTAACGGATCGGGTTATGTCTGTGTACCTGATTCTGCAACGTTGGATGCTGAAGACGCCCTGACCGTTGAGGCCTGGGTTTACCCTACGAATATGGCTGCAAAGAACCAACAGTATATCCTGCAAAGGAGTGGCGGGACATGGGGGCTCTATATTTATAAAGGCAATGTGTCCTTTTTTGCAGATACCACTAATAAGGGAGGTTCATGGGTCACCTGTAGCGCCTCTATGAAAGGAAACGTCTGGTCTCATGTGGCGGGTGTGTATGATTCCAAAACAGGGACGATGAGCTTATACATGAATGGCACGCTTGCTGCGAGTAAGTCGCAATCAAAAGAATTGGATGTAACCCCTCTTTCCCTTTATCTCGGCAACGGGGGGACTTCGACCACGTATGCGTTTTATGGAATCCTGGATGAGATGAGAATTTATCGAAAGGCATTGAGTAAAGATGAAATATTGTCCGATGCGGGAATATAGGTTCAATTGTTTTATAACAATAATTTAATCTTTCTATTTTTTTGAGTTTTTTGTATGATGGTGGTCATATTTCCATATATAAATATCATTGCGAAATTGCTCTTACCATCATTTTAGAAACGAAAAGGGGAAACCCATGAGTGCTGAAGTAAAAAAGTCCTCAATTTCTCCTCAGGCTGAGGAGGAGATTAAGCGTTTTGAAAGAGAGATTGCTCTTTTAGAAGCGGGTCAATCCCCTCCTGAGGATTTCCAGAGATTTAGGTTGACCAATGGAATTTATGGGATTCGAGGGAAACCGGATCTTCATATGATCCGTGTGAAGATTCGTTATGGGAATCTTAATTCTCATCAACTGGAAGTTCTTGCCGATGTTGCGGAAAAGTACACGCCTAATAAAATAGGGCATGTGACGACACGTCAGGCCATGCAATATCATTATGTGAAACGCCATGATGTTCCTACGGTGATGCGCAGGTTAGAGGAAGTCGGATTGACAACCCGAGAGGCTTGCGGAAATACGGTTCGCAATGTCACGGCATGTTCTTACGCTGGGATTACGGATCAAGAAGTTTTTGATGTGACTCCTTATGCAGATTTGGTCTCACTTCATTTTTTGAGAAATCCCCTTTGTCAAAACATGCCTCGCAAATTTAAAATTGCTTTTGAGGGTTGTCCTGAAGACCATGCTCGAGTGACCATCCATGATTTGGGTTTTGTTGCGAAGATCAAAGAAGTCAATGGTAGAGAGATCCGCGGTTTTCAAGTTTATGCAGGGGGTGGTTTAGGTTCCATGCCTAAATCAGCGGTTTTACTAGAGGATTTTACCCCAGAGGATCGAATTTTAGAAACGGCAGAGGCGGCTATTCGTATTTTTGATCGCTTCGGAAACCGAAAGGATAAAGCAAGGGCCCGGATTAAATTTCTCTTAAAGGATTGGGGTCCGGATGAATTTAAGAAGCGAATTTTAGATGAGCGTAAAGCTGTTTTTCTGACTCAAAGTGGTAAGGTTTTGATGGCGAAAGTAAATTTCCCTGAAGAAAAACAGCCGGTGGTTGAGATTCCGAAGGGAAAGCCGTCTTTAACTTCGACTCAAATGGCCCATTTTGATCGATGGAAAAAGACCAATATTCTCAAGCAAAAACAATCGGGATATGTCGCCGTGACGGTTCGATGTCCGCTGGGTGATATTACTGTGGATCAAATGCGAAAAGTGGCTCAGATTGCTCGTAAATATTGTGAGGGACGACTTCGCACTGTGATTACGCAGAATTTGGTCTTGCGTTGGGTTCCAGAAGCCGCTCTTGAATGGGTCTATCAGGAATTAGATGCTGCGGGAATGGCTCATCATTCCGCCGA
This sequence is a window from Chlamydiota bacterium. Protein-coding genes within it:
- a CDS encoding nitrite/sulfite reductase — encoded protein: MSAEVKKSSISPQAEEEIKRFEREIALLEAGQSPPEDFQRFRLTNGIYGIRGKPDLHMIRVKIRYGNLNSHQLEVLADVAEKYTPNKIGHVTTRQAMQYHYVKRHDVPTVMRRLEEVGLTTREACGNTVRNVTACSYAGITDQEVFDVTPYADLVSLHFLRNPLCQNMPRKFKIAFEGCPEDHARVTIHDLGFVAKIKEVNGREIRGFQVYAGGGLGSMPKSAVLLEDFTPEDRILETAEAAIRIFDRFGNRKDKARARIKFLLKDWGPDEFKKRILDERKAVFLTQSGKVLMAKVNFPEEKQPVVEIPKGKPSLTSTQMAHFDRWKKTNILKQKQSGYVAVTVRCPLGDITVDQMRKVAQIARKYCEGRLRTVITQNLVLRWVPEAALEWVYQELDAAGMAHHSADRVADITRCPGADTCQIAITHSRGLAANLAPLFNNGLGSEEALQDIKIKISGCFNSCGQHHIADLGFYGMGRRVGEHEVPHYQMLLGGGTQEGLATFGTAVAMVPAKRVKEAVDKILKYFLKDRLPNERFKDFIKRQGIPKFKELIQEFQQIPSYETAPEYYEDLGDEGHLFKMEVGKGECAV